The following coding sequences lie in one Deltaproteobacteria bacterium genomic window:
- a CDS encoding NADH-quinone oxidoreductase subunit C, translating to MEAKDIHQLLVNRFHDRIKDFQENTFPNAVVVDGSSIVEVCGFLKNEPGMEFTSLISISGVDLKEQSKLMVAYHLGSMQHKHKIVLKVETDRNNPHVPTIEMLWRGANWYEREAYDLYGIIFDGNSDLRRILLPDDWEGYPMRKDYVYPKRYHTWNV from the coding sequence ATGGAAGCGAAAGATATACATCAATTACTTGTTAATAGGTTTCATGACAGGATAAAGGATTTTCAAGAAAATACCTTTCCCAATGCCGTCGTTGTAGACGGAAGCTCAATTGTAGAGGTATGCGGTTTTTTAAAAAACGAACCGGGCATGGAGTTTACATCGCTTATATCAATTAGCGGCGTAGACCTTAAAGAGCAATCCAAACTGATGGTTGCGTATCATCTCGGTTCAATGCAACACAAGCATAAGATCGTATTAAAAGTGGAAACAGACAGGAATAATCCCCATGTACCTACTATCGAGATGCTCTGGCGAGGCGCAAACTGGTATGAACGGGAGGCTTATGATCTGTACGGCATTATTTTTGACGGGAATTCAGATCTAAGGAGGATCCTTTTACCGGATGATTGGGAAGGCTATCCGATGCGAAAAGATTATGTTTATCCAAAACGATACCATACATGGAATGTGTAA
- a CDS encoding NADH-quinone oxidoreductase subunit B has product MGVLENSLPPNMLFTTVDKFLNWSKKSSLWYMLFATACCGIELMQAGASRYDLDRFGSVFRATPRQSDLIIVAGTITHKMADRVKKLYDQMPSPKYVIAMGSCANTGGPFFKDSYSVLKGVDQIIPVDVYVPGCPPRPEALIDGIIKLQQKIMEKKNLVKS; this is encoded by the coding sequence ATGGGTGTATTAGAAAATAGTTTACCCCCGAATATGTTATTTACGACGGTTGATAAATTTTTAAACTGGTCGAAAAAATCGTCACTCTGGTATATGCTTTTTGCAACGGCGTGCTGCGGGATAGAACTTATGCAGGCGGGTGCGTCAAGATATGACCTTGACAGGTTCGGCTCTGTTTTTAGGGCAACACCGAGACAGTCCGATCTGATAATTGTTGCAGGGACAATTACGCACAAGATGGCAGACAGGGTGAAAAAACTGTACGATCAAATGCCTTCTCCGAAGTATGTAATAGCAATGGGCAGTTGTGCTAATACAGGCGGCCCGTTCTTTAAAGATTCATATTCCGTACTTAAAGGAGTGGATCAGATAATTCCTGTTGATGTATATGTCCCCGGTTGTCCGCCAAGGCCGGAGGCACTGATTGACGGCATAATAAAGCTGCAGCAGAAGATCATGGAGAAGAAGAATCTGGTAAAGAGCTAA
- a CDS encoding NADH-quinone oxidoreductase subunit A → MMFNFANVFTFIVVGSLFVAVSLFLARLIRPAEPNLTKMNTYECGEDTIGNSWITFNIRFYVVALIFIIFDVEAVFLFPWAIVYKSIGWMAFWDVLIFIVILLVGLAYVWGMGDLNWIKELGNLDED, encoded by the coding sequence ATGATGTTTAATTTTGCAAACGTATTTACTTTTATAGTTGTAGGAAGCTTGTTTGTTGCTGTTAGCCTTTTTCTTGCAAGGCTTATCAGACCAGCGGAGCCTAACCTGACAAAGATGAATACGTACGAGTGCGGAGAGGATACCATTGGAAATAGCTGGATTACCTTTAATATAAGGTTTTATGTTGTTGCTTTGATCTTTATCATATTTGATGTTGAAGCCGTATTTCTGTTCCCGTGGGCAATTGTTTATAAATCAATAGGATGGATGGCATTCTGGGATGTACTCATATTTATAGTCATACTTCTTGTAGGCTTAGCTTATGTATGGGGCATGGGTGATCTAAACTGGATCAAAGAGCTTGGCAATCTTGATGAGGATTAA
- the lipA gene encoding lipoyl synthase, whose translation MGLQRLPWYLKKTLVLSGSVHQTKTLLRIHELHTVCESARCPNISECFELNRATFLIMGNICTRACKFCSIDKGKPLKLDSHEPEHIAKTIKELGITHAVVTSVTRDDLEDSGADHFYQVASEIKRYNSSITVELLTPDFKGKNDAILRVLDADFEIFNHNLETVPSLYKSVRIGANYKRSLDVLNFVKRHKKVLVKSGLMVGLGETTDELKAVLVDLKNAGCDIVTIGQYLMPTLKNIPVHEYIKEPIYREYENYGREIGIKYVYAGPLVRSSYHAQEIKDLIT comes from the coding sequence ATGGGTTTACAGAGGCTTCCATGGTATTTAAAAAAAACACTTGTGCTGAGCGGCAGTGTTCATCAAACAAAAACACTGCTCAGGATACATGAACTTCATACCGTTTGTGAATCAGCAAGATGCCCCAATATAAGCGAATGCTTCGAATTAAATAGGGCAACTTTTCTGATCATGGGGAATATATGTACAAGAGCATGTAAGTTCTGTTCAATCGATAAAGGGAAGCCCTTAAAGCTTGATTCCCATGAGCCGGAACATATCGCAAAAACCATTAAAGAGCTTGGCATAACGCATGCTGTTGTAACATCGGTTACAAGAGACGATCTCGAAGACAGCGGTGCGGACCACTTTTATCAAGTGGCGAGTGAAATAAAAAGATATAACTCCTCCATAACGGTAGAATTGCTTACACCAGATTTTAAAGGTAAAAATGATGCAATACTGCGTGTGCTTGATGCGGATTTTGAGATATTCAATCACAACCTTGAAACAGTGCCGTCTCTTTACAAAAGTGTAAGAATAGGTGCTAATTATAAACGTTCTTTAGACGTTTTAAACTTTGTGAAAAGGCATAAAAAAGTGCTTGTAAAATCAGGGTTAATGGTAGGTCTTGGTGAAACTACAGATGAATTAAAAGCTGTTCTTGTTGATCTGAAAAATGCAGGCTGTGATATCGTTACGATAGGACAATACTTAATGCCAACATTAAAAAACATACCCGTCCATGAATACATAAAAGAACCGATCTACAGGGAGTATGAGAATTACGGCAGGGAGATCGGTATAAAGTATGTGTATGCCGGTCCTCTTGTGAGGAGTTCTTACCATGCACAGGAGATAAAAGATCTGATAACCTAA